From Streptomyces sp. NBC_01551:
AAGGGCTGGATCATGGACACGTACCTGCTCCGGCGTAGCTGACGCCTCACCCCAGGAAGGCCGGGAGCGCGGCGGCGAGGCGTTCGTACTCCTCGGGGCGGTTGTAGATCTGCCCGCAGACGCGGATGCCGCCGCCGCCCGGCCAGGGCCAGATCAGCACCCGGACGCGCAGCCGCGCCGCCAGCTCCTCGCGCAGGGCTCGGGCGCTCTCCGGCGTCTCGGCGACCCCGGGCGGCAGCCGCAGCGCGCGCATCGCGAGGCCCTCGGTGTACGGGAGCGGGGTGAGCCCGGGGATCCGGGCGAGCAGGGCCGCTCCGTGGGCGGCGAGGGCGGCGTTGTGGGCGCGTACCTTGGCGGCGTCGAGGCGCTCCAGCAGCTCCAGCCCCTCCGGGGCCGCGAGCCAGCCGGTGTAGTCGGCGGTGGCACGGTATTCGACGGAGCGCGGGAATCCGTGCGCGTCCTCCCAGGAAGGCACCGGGGGCCGGATCCGGGCGCGGTGGCGCGGGGCGACGGCGAGGACGGCCGTGCCGGGCGGGGCGTAGCCCCATTTGTGGAGGTTCCCGAACCAGAAGTCGGCGCCGCCCGCGAGCGGGTCCGCGATCATGCCGGGGGCGTGCGCGCCGTCGACCACGGTGGTGATCCCGAGGTCCGCGAGTTCGGCGAGGAGCCGGGGCGTGGCGATGAGGCGGGCGGTGGGCGAGCTGATGTGGTCGAGGACCGCGACCTTGGTACGGGGCGTCACGCCGGCCAGCACCGCCTCGCGTACGGCGTCCTCGTCGGGCAGGAACGGGTCCAGCGGCACGGTGGTGACGGGGGCGCGGCGGGCGGCGGCCGCGACGACGGTGCCGTAGCCGTGGTCGGTGACCAGGATCTCGTCGCCCTCGGCCAGTGGGACGGCGTCGAGGGCCAGGTTGGCGCCCTCGGTGGCGTTGGCGATGAAGGCGATCCCGTCGGGGTCGGCGCCGAGGTGCGCGGCGACGCAGGTGCGGGCGGCGGTGATCCGCTGCGCCACGCCGACGAAGAAGGCGTCCGGGTCCTCGTGGGCCTCGGCCCGGAGCGCGGCCTGGGCTTCCTGGACGGGGACCGGGACCGCGCCGAAGGAGCCGTGGTTGAGGTGGGCGGTGCCGGGGTCCAGGCGGAACAGGGCCGGCCCGCCGGGGAACGCAACGGGGTGTGCCTGCTCGGACACGGGTGCCTCCCTCGCTCGCGCGGGTCCTGTGGGTGGCCCGCTGCGCGGAGCCTCTCCCCACCCTGCCGCTTCCCGAAACCGGGCTCCGCCCGGACCCGTGCGCCCGGCAGCGGCGCCGCACCTGCCGTGCGTGCGCAACTCGCGTGCGCAACTCGCGTGCTACTCGCGTGCGCTACTCGCGGCCGCTCGTCGCCGCGTAGTACTGGAGGTCCTGGACCGCCACGGTGTGGTCCACCGGATACGGCAGCTTCACCTCCGTCACCGCCCTGCCGCCCCGCACCACCTCCGCCGAGCCGGCGCCCGCCCTCAGCGGCAGCAGTTCGGAGTGGATCCCGGCCGGTGCCCTGTGGGAGCCCCTGGCCGGGCCGACGGCCGTACGGACGGTCCCCGGCTCCGTGAGGAAGCTGAGTACCTCCACCGTGTCACGGGGCGCGGCGCTGCCCTTGCGCGGGGACATCAGCAGCGACTGCGTGCCCGTCGGGGCGGCGGCCGCGAACTGGGTCCGGGCCGTCAGGTACAGGGTGTCCCGGACGATCTTCGGCCAGGCGCCGGTCTTGAAGCGGGTCAGGTAGTAGGAGGTGAGGTCCAGGTACGTGTACCCGTTGTGCAGCGAGGGCGCGAACTGGCTGCCCTCGGAGTAGTCGTTCCAGGTGGTCAGCTGCACCCAGTCGGCGCCGTCGTCGATGGCGTGCTCCCAAGTGGCCCGCAGGGTCGCGGTGTTGCCCGCCTCGTCGTAGACGCCCTGGTTGGGGCGGGCGTCCTGCACGGATACGGGCTGCATCCAGATCTTGCCCATGCCGTGCGCCCGGCGCGCGTCGCGCGTGGAGCTCTCCTGGCCCACGTAACTGCGGCTGCCCCACTCGGAGAAGCCGTGGCTGATGGGGGCGAACTCCCCGTGGTGCGCGCCGAAGTCCAGGAAGAGGGGGACGAACGCGGTGCGGATGCCGTGCTTGGAGTCGAGCAGGCCGAGGACCCGGGTCCACCAGGCCACGCTCTTCTCCTCCGCCTTGAACGGCGAGACGACGAGCCGGTCGTCGCCGAGCCGGTGCGCGGCGGGGTACTTGCCGAGGGCGGCGACGGCGTCGGCGAGGACACCGGGGTCGTCCGTCTTCAGCGAGGTCATGTCCGGCATCAGCATGATCCGGAAACCGGGGTCCACCGAACGGGCCGCCTCCATCAGGAGGTTGGAGCGCTCCCAGTTCTTGCCCGAGAGGGAGAGCAGGTCGAGGGTGAACCCGTCGATCCCGGCGGCGCGGGCGGTCCGGACCTCCTGCTGGAGGTTGGCGTACTCCCAGTCGCCCTCCTTGGGCGGCACGGGCAGCGGGCGGTCGCGCAGCAGCCCGCCGTAGCGCTGGTGCTTCCCGTCCTCGCCACCCGGTTCGAGGTAGTTGCGGGTGTAGTAGTCGCCGTTGGCGCTCGCGTTGTCGAGGGAGAGCGGGTACGGGGTGAAGTAGTGGGCGAACACCAGCTTCCCGCCCGCCTTGCCGGAGCGCAGCGCGGCCGGCTGGGGCATGTCGAAGGGCAGCAGCCCGGCGGGGCGCGGGGCCCCGGGGTCCGTGGCGGCGGGGGTGGCGCCCGGATCCGGCGTCTTGGCGCTCGGGGTGGCCCCCGGCTCCGGCGCTCTCGATGGTGCGACGGCCGTCGTGGGTGCGCCGGGCCGCGAGGGCGCCGCACCCGGGGCGGCTGCCAGCGGGCGGGAGCCGGATGGGAACAGGTCCTCGGCGATGCCGGCGGCGGCGAGGACGCCGACGAGCAGGAAGGCGGAGATCAGCAGGGCCAGCAGGGGCCGGCGCCCCGGGAAGCCCGGGCGGCGGCGGTGCGACGGGGGCCTCGCCCGACGTTCGGTCCGCCCGTCCGGTCGCCTGT
This genomic window contains:
- a CDS encoding aminotransferase class V-fold PLP-dependent enzyme — encoded protein: MSEQAHPVAFPGGPALFRLDPGTAHLNHGSFGAVPVPVQEAQAALRAEAHEDPDAFFVGVAQRITAARTCVAAHLGADPDGIAFIANATEGANLALDAVPLAEGDEILVTDHGYGTVVAAAARRAPVTTVPLDPFLPDEDAVREAVLAGVTPRTKVAVLDHISSPTARLIATPRLLAELADLGITTVVDGAHAPGMIADPLAGGADFWFGNLHKWGYAPPGTAVLAVAPRHRARIRPPVPSWEDAHGFPRSVEYRATADYTGWLAAPEGLELLERLDAAKVRAHNAALAAHGAALLARIPGLTPLPYTEGLAMRALRLPPGVAETPESARALREELAARLRVRVLIWPWPGGGGIRVCGQIYNRPEEYERLAAALPAFLG
- a CDS encoding glycoside hydrolase family 71 protein, which produces MAADRRPDGRTERRARPPSHRRRPGFPGRRPLLALLISAFLLVGVLAAAGIAEDLFPSGSRPLAAAPGAAPSRPGAPTTAVAPSRAPEPGATPSAKTPDPGATPAATDPGAPRPAGLLPFDMPQPAALRSGKAGGKLVFAHYFTPYPLSLDNASANGDYYTRNYLEPGGEDGKHQRYGGLLRDRPLPVPPKEGDWEYANLQQEVRTARAAGIDGFTLDLLSLSGKNWERSNLLMEAARSVDPGFRIMLMPDMTSLKTDDPGVLADAVAALGKYPAAHRLGDDRLVVSPFKAEEKSVAWWTRVLGLLDSKHGIRTAFVPLFLDFGAHHGEFAPISHGFSEWGSRSYVGQESSTRDARRAHGMGKIWMQPVSVQDARPNQGVYDEAGNTATLRATWEHAIDDGADWVQLTTWNDYSEGSQFAPSLHNGYTYLDLTSYYLTRFKTGAWPKIVRDTLYLTARTQFAAAAPTGTQSLLMSPRKGSAAPRDTVEVLSFLTEPGTVRTAVGPARGSHRAPAGIHSELLPLRAGAGSAEVVRGGRAVTEVKLPYPVDHTVAVQDLQYYAATSGRE